Proteins encoded by one window of Nicotiana tabacum cultivar K326 chromosome 10, ASM71507v2, whole genome shotgun sequence:
- the LOC107769475 gene encoding oxygen-evolving enhancer protein 2-1, chloroplastic-like isoform X1 gives MASTQCFLHQHALSSSAARTTSSVSSQRYVSSLKPNQLVCRAQKQSSAQEDDGNSVAVSRRLALTVLIGAAAVGSKVSPADAAYGEAANVFGKPKQNTDFLAYNGDGFKLQVPAKWNPSKEVEFPGQVLRYEDNFDSTSNLIVTVTPTDKKSITGYGSPEEFLSQVDFLLGKQAYFGKTDSEGGFESGAVATANLLEASNTTVGGKEYYILSVLTRTADGDEGGKHQLISATVNDGKLYICKAQAGDKRWFKGARKFVENAATSFSVA, from the exons ATGGCTTCAACACAATGTTTCTTGCACCAACATGCACTTTCTAGCTCTGCAGCTAGAACAACATCCTCAGTGTCATCACAGAGGTACGTTTCATCCCTTAAGCCTAACCAACTGGTTTGCCGTGCCCAAAAACAgtcctcggctcaagaagatgaTGGCAACAGCGTCGCCGTCTCTCGACGATTGGCTCTCACTGTCCTCATTGGTGCTGCTGCCGTTGGTTCCAAAGTTTCCCCTGCAGATGCTGCTTATGGAGAAGCTG caaATGTTTTTGGTAAGCCAAAGCAAAACACTGATTTCTTGGCATACAACGGAGATGGATTCAAGTTGCAAGTCCCAGCTAAATGGAACCCCAGCAAAGAAGTTGAGTTCCCTGGTCAAGTTCTCAGATATGAAGACAACTTTGATTCCACCAGCAATCTCATTGTCACTGTCACTCCAACTGACAAGAAATCCATCACTGGCTATGGCTCCCCTGAAGAGTTCCTCTCTCAA GTGGACTTTTTGCTAGGAAAGCAAGCTTACTTTGGTAAAACTGATTCAGAG GGTGGATTTGAATCTGGTGCAGTGGCAACTGCAAACCTATTGGAGGCATCAAACACAACTGTGGGAGGAAAAGAGTACTATATCTTGTCAGTATTGACAAGAACTGCAGATGGAGATGAAGGTGGTAAGCACCAGTTGATCTCAGCTACAGTAAATGATGGCAAACTTTACATCTGCAAAGCACAAGCTGGTGACAAGAGATGGTTTAAGGGTGCTAGGAAGTTTGTGGAGAATGCTGCCACTTCTTTCAGTGTTGCTtaa
- the LOC107769474 gene encoding WD repeat-containing protein 26 homolog isoform X1 has protein sequence MGGGEDEEPPLKRVKLSSGQLVDISDGTFVRDRASRSLGDSMARPLDLQGDDEVVGTKGVVKKVEFVRIITEALYSLGYNKAGAHLEEESGIPLHSSGINLFMQQIRDGKWDESLTTLKKIGLVDEKIVKLASFVILEQKFFELLDKEKVLDALQTLRTEISPLSIENNRVHQLSSFIISPSQQVLSGVSGQGIVRVKSRTKLLEELQRLLPPTVMIPEKRLVHLVQQALDLQLDACRFHNSVVGEMSLLTDHKCGRDHIPSQTVQILQEHSDEVWFLQFSHNGNYLASSSADCSVIIWEVKLDGCVFLKHLFSGHQKPVSYISWSPDDHQLLTCGVEEVVRQWDVKSGECIRIYEKNGLGLISCGWAPDGKRIFCGVTDKSISMWDLEGKELECWKGNRTIRMSDLGITSDGKHVVSVCKENTIVLFEWESRTEKVIQEDQAITSFVLSMDNKYVLVSLCNQEIHLWDVQGTVKLISKYKGHKRSRFVVRSCFGGLDQAFVASGSEDSQVYIWHRGSGELVGTLAGHSGTVNCVSWNPANPHMLASASDDRSIRIWGLNRVNMKQHGTVTNGASCCNGRS, from the exons ATGGGAGGTGGGGAGGATGAGGAACCGCCATTAAAACGTGTGAAGTTATCCTCCGGACAATTGGTAGATATTTCGGACGGGACATTTGTTAGAGATCGTGCAAGTCGTTCTTTGGGTGACTCGATGGCTCGGCCCCTGGATCTTCAAGGGGATGATGAGGTTGTTGGTACAAAAGGGGTTGTCAAGAAAGTTGAATTTGTTCGGATCATAACTGAGGCATTATATTCTCTTGGTTATAATAAGGCTGGGGCCCATCTTGAGGAAGAGTCAGGGATACCCTTGCACTCTTCTGGCATTAATTTGTTTATGCAGCAAATTCGTGATGGTAAATGGGATGAAAGTTTAACCACATTGAAAAAAATTGGTCTGGTGGATGAAAAAATTGTAAAGTTGGCATCTTTTGTGATTTTGGAGCAGAAGTTTTTTGAACTTCTGGACAAAGAAAAAGTCTTGGATGCCTTGCAGACACTGAGGACCGAGATTTCACCTCTTTCCATAGAAAATAATAGGGTCCATCAGCTTTCCTCCTTCATTATATCACCTTCTCAGCAGGTTCTTTCTGGGGTATCAGGTCAAGGTATAGTGAGAGTAAAGTCACGTACAAAGCTTTTAGAGGAATTGCAAAGATTGCTTCCCCCAACAGTTATGATTCCAGAAAAGAGATTGGTACATCTTGTTCAACAGGCTCTTGACTTGCAACTAGATGCTTGTAGATTTCACAATTCTGTGGTAGGTGAAATGTCACTGCTCACTGATCATAAGTGCGGAAGAGATCATATTCCATCTCAAACAGTGCAG ATATTACAAGAACACAGTGATGAAGTCTGGTTCTTGCAGTTTTCCCATAATGGAAATTACTTAGCCTCGTCATCTGCTGATTGTTCGGTCATTATATGGGAG GTCAAATTGGATGGCTGTGTCTTCTTAAAGCACCTATTTTCTGGTCATCAAAAACCTGTCTCCTATATATCATGGAGTCCTGATGACCATCAGCTTCTCACTTGTGGTGTAGAAGAAGTTGTCAGACAGTGGGATGTCAAGTCCGGTGAATGTATACGCATTTATGAGAAAAATGGACTTGGTTTGATCTCATGCGGATGGGCTCCTGATGGCAAGAGGATATTCTGTGGTGTAACTGACAAAAGCATTAGCATGTGGGATTTGGAAGGGAAAGAGCTGGAATGTTGGAAAGGCAACAGGACTATTAGAATGTCGGACTTGGGAATAACAAGTGATGGGAAGCATGTTGTCTCTGTTTGTAAAGAAAATACGATAGTATTATTTGAATGGGAATCAAGAACAGAGAAAGTAATTCAAGAGGATCAAGCAATAACTTCGTTTGTATTGTCCATGGACAATAAGTATGTATTGGTTAGTCTTTGCAACCAAGAAATTCATCTTTGGGATGTACAGGGAACTGTAAAACTCATAAGCAAATATAAGGGGCATAAACGTTCTCGTTTCGTTGTGAGGTCTTGCTTTGGAGGACTAGATCAAGCTTTCGTTGCCAGTGGAAGCGAGGACTCACAG GTTTATATATGGCATAGAGGCTCGGGTGAACTTGTTGGGACATTGGCTGGACATTCTGGGACAGTGAATTGTGTTAGCTGGAACCCAGCAAATCCTCATATGCTGGCATCGGCAAGTGATGATCGTAGTATCCGTATATGGGGCTTGAATCGAGTAAATATGAAGCAGCATGGCACTGTTACTAATGGCGCGAGCTGCTGCAATGGGCGAAGTTGA
- the LOC107769474 gene encoding WD repeat-containing protein 26 homolog isoform X2 produces MARPLDLQGDDEVVGTKGVVKKVEFVRIITEALYSLGYNKAGAHLEEESGIPLHSSGINLFMQQIRDGKWDESLTTLKKIGLVDEKIVKLASFVILEQKFFELLDKEKVLDALQTLRTEISPLSIENNRVHQLSSFIISPSQQVLSGVSGQGIVRVKSRTKLLEELQRLLPPTVMIPEKRLVHLVQQALDLQLDACRFHNSVVGEMSLLTDHKCGRDHIPSQTVQILQEHSDEVWFLQFSHNGNYLASSSADCSVIIWEVKLDGCVFLKHLFSGHQKPVSYISWSPDDHQLLTCGVEEVVRQWDVKSGECIRIYEKNGLGLISCGWAPDGKRIFCGVTDKSISMWDLEGKELECWKGNRTIRMSDLGITSDGKHVVSVCKENTIVLFEWESRTEKVIQEDQAITSFVLSMDNKYVLVSLCNQEIHLWDVQGTVKLISKYKGHKRSRFVVRSCFGGLDQAFVASGSEDSQVYIWHRGSGELVGTLAGHSGTVNCVSWNPANPHMLASASDDRSIRIWGLNRVNMKQHGTVTNGASCCNGRS; encoded by the exons ATGGCTCGGCCCCTGGATCTTCAAGGGGATGATGAGGTTGTTGGTACAAAAGGGGTTGTCAAGAAAGTTGAATTTGTTCGGATCATAACTGAGGCATTATATTCTCTTGGTTATAATAAGGCTGGGGCCCATCTTGAGGAAGAGTCAGGGATACCCTTGCACTCTTCTGGCATTAATTTGTTTATGCAGCAAATTCGTGATGGTAAATGGGATGAAAGTTTAACCACATTGAAAAAAATTGGTCTGGTGGATGAAAAAATTGTAAAGTTGGCATCTTTTGTGATTTTGGAGCAGAAGTTTTTTGAACTTCTGGACAAAGAAAAAGTCTTGGATGCCTTGCAGACACTGAGGACCGAGATTTCACCTCTTTCCATAGAAAATAATAGGGTCCATCAGCTTTCCTCCTTCATTATATCACCTTCTCAGCAGGTTCTTTCTGGGGTATCAGGTCAAGGTATAGTGAGAGTAAAGTCACGTACAAAGCTTTTAGAGGAATTGCAAAGATTGCTTCCCCCAACAGTTATGATTCCAGAAAAGAGATTGGTACATCTTGTTCAACAGGCTCTTGACTTGCAACTAGATGCTTGTAGATTTCACAATTCTGTGGTAGGTGAAATGTCACTGCTCACTGATCATAAGTGCGGAAGAGATCATATTCCATCTCAAACAGTGCAG ATATTACAAGAACACAGTGATGAAGTCTGGTTCTTGCAGTTTTCCCATAATGGAAATTACTTAGCCTCGTCATCTGCTGATTGTTCGGTCATTATATGGGAG GTCAAATTGGATGGCTGTGTCTTCTTAAAGCACCTATTTTCTGGTCATCAAAAACCTGTCTCCTATATATCATGGAGTCCTGATGACCATCAGCTTCTCACTTGTGGTGTAGAAGAAGTTGTCAGACAGTGGGATGTCAAGTCCGGTGAATGTATACGCATTTATGAGAAAAATGGACTTGGTTTGATCTCATGCGGATGGGCTCCTGATGGCAAGAGGATATTCTGTGGTGTAACTGACAAAAGCATTAGCATGTGGGATTTGGAAGGGAAAGAGCTGGAATGTTGGAAAGGCAACAGGACTATTAGAATGTCGGACTTGGGAATAACAAGTGATGGGAAGCATGTTGTCTCTGTTTGTAAAGAAAATACGATAGTATTATTTGAATGGGAATCAAGAACAGAGAAAGTAATTCAAGAGGATCAAGCAATAACTTCGTTTGTATTGTCCATGGACAATAAGTATGTATTGGTTAGTCTTTGCAACCAAGAAATTCATCTTTGGGATGTACAGGGAACTGTAAAACTCATAAGCAAATATAAGGGGCATAAACGTTCTCGTTTCGTTGTGAGGTCTTGCTTTGGAGGACTAGATCAAGCTTTCGTTGCCAGTGGAAGCGAGGACTCACAG GTTTATATATGGCATAGAGGCTCGGGTGAACTTGTTGGGACATTGGCTGGACATTCTGGGACAGTGAATTGTGTTAGCTGGAACCCAGCAAATCCTCATATGCTGGCATCGGCAAGTGATGATCGTAGTATCCGTATATGGGGCTTGAATCGAGTAAATATGAAGCAGCATGGCACTGTTACTAATGGCGCGAGCTGCTGCAATGGGCGAAGTTGA